A window of Ignavibacterium sp. contains these coding sequences:
- the infC gene encoding translation initiation factor IF-3 codes for MSDKKSVRVNEEIKAPKVRVIDFDGTQRGIFTVRDAIKLAEERKLDLVEIAPQADPPVCKIIDYGKFKYEQQKKEKLQKKNQIVSVLKEIRLHPNTDTHDFDFKVRHAINFIEEGNKVKVSVLFKGREMAYTEKGEELIQRFIEKLSDIAKVESEPKMEGRNLSAILVPQSKKGKKQKQQG; via the coding sequence ATCTCAGATAAAAAATCAGTTCGTGTAAACGAAGAAATCAAAGCTCCAAAAGTAAGAGTTATTGATTTTGATGGAACTCAAAGGGGTATTTTTACTGTTCGTGACGCCATTAAATTAGCTGAAGAGCGTAAACTTGATTTGGTTGAAATTGCTCCTCAGGCTGATCCACCGGTTTGTAAAATAATTGATTACGGAAAGTTCAAATACGAACAGCAGAAAAAAGAAAAACTTCAGAAGAAAAATCAGATTGTTTCAGTCCTTAAAGAAATTCGTTTGCATCCAAATACGGATACTCACGATTTTGACTTTAAGGTAAGACACGCAATAAATTTTATTGAAGAAGGTAATAAGGTTAAGGTATCGGTTTTGTTCAAAGGTAGAGAAATGGCTTACACAGAAAAAGGTGAAGAACTTATTCAGAGATTTATCGAGAAATTATCCGACATAGCAAAAGTTGAATCCGAACCTAAAATGGAAGGTAGGAATTTGTCGGCTATATTAGTTCCGCAATCGAAAAAAGGTAAGAAACAAAAACAACAAGGTTAA
- the rny gene encoding ribonuclease Y encodes MDLIILIPMIAVLLALFFYLGWWFNSKTGKKSIVSAEARAEQIIQDAQKEANNIKREKLLEVKDEWYKKKVEFDNEVNQKKQKLANLEKQLLAREENSEKRYDLIIQKEREVRKLEKELADLKLSLDKRSEEIKRLEQEQNERLEKISGLTSEEAKKILINNMIDEAKADAAQIIKEIYDKAKADAKKEAQKIIVQAIQRTAADHSIESTVSVVQIQNDEMKGRIIGKEGRNIRAFEAVTGVDVIVDDTPEAVILSSFDQFRREIARVSLERLIADGRIHPARIEEVVQKTTQDLEEEILREGENTLLQLGLHNMHPELVKHIGKMKYRSSYGQNLLQHSIEVAYLTGIMAAELGLDPVLAKRAGLLHDVGKTVDKSIEGPHALIGYDLTKKYKEHPIVVNAVGSHHEDIEMEHPIAALVQSADAISGARPGARREPLESYVKRLENLETLARSFEGVAKTYAIQAGREIRVVVENDKVDDVVADRLAREIAQKIEEEMEYPGQIKVTVIREVRKIAIAK; translated from the coding sequence ATGGACCTGATTATACTGATTCCAATGATTGCGGTTCTGCTCGCTTTGTTCTTTTACCTCGGCTGGTGGTTTAATTCTAAAACTGGTAAAAAAAGCATTGTATCTGCCGAAGCAAGAGCTGAACAAATCATACAGGATGCTCAAAAAGAAGCTAACAACATTAAAAGAGAAAAACTTCTCGAAGTAAAAGATGAATGGTATAAAAAGAAAGTTGAATTTGATAACGAAGTAAATCAGAAAAAGCAGAAGCTTGCAAATTTAGAAAAGCAACTTCTTGCTCGTGAAGAAAACAGCGAAAAAAGATACGACCTCATCATTCAGAAGGAACGCGAAGTCAGAAAGCTTGAGAAAGAACTTGCTGACTTAAAACTCTCTCTCGATAAGCGTTCCGAAGAAATCAAAAGACTTGAACAGGAACAAAACGAAAGACTTGAGAAAATTTCAGGGCTTACCTCAGAAGAAGCAAAGAAAATTCTCATCAATAATATGATTGATGAAGCAAAAGCTGATGCTGCTCAAATAATTAAAGAGATTTATGACAAAGCAAAAGCTGATGCTAAAAAGGAAGCTCAGAAAATTATTGTTCAGGCAATTCAAAGAACTGCTGCCGATCATTCAATTGAATCTACTGTTTCTGTAGTTCAGATTCAGAATGATGAAATGAAAGGAAGAATTATCGGAAAAGAAGGAAGAAACATTCGTGCTTTTGAAGCTGTTACCGGAGTTGATGTAATTGTGGATGATACACCGGAAGCAGTGATACTTTCTTCATTCGATCAATTCAGAAGAGAAATCGCAAGAGTTTCACTCGAAAGATTAATTGCAGATGGAAGAATACATCCTGCAAGAATTGAAGAAGTTGTTCAAAAAACTACTCAGGACCTTGAAGAAGAAATCCTTCGTGAAGGAGAAAATACTCTGCTTCAGCTTGGATTGCATAATATGCATCCTGAGCTTGTTAAACACATAGGTAAAATGAAATATCGTTCGAGCTACGGACAAAATCTTCTTCAACACAGTATAGAAGTAGCTTATCTCACAGGCATTATGGCAGCTGAATTAGGACTTGATCCGGTGCTTGCAAAACGAGCCGGATTACTTCACGATGTCGGCAAAACAGTTGATAAAAGTATCGAAGGTCCTCACGCACTTATTGGATATGATCTTACCAAAAAGTATAAAGAACATCCGATTGTTGTTAATGCTGTTGGTTCACACCACGAAGATATTGAAATGGAACATCCGATTGCAGCATTAGTTCAATCAGCAGATGCAATAAGTGGTGCACGCCCCGGTGCAAGAAGAGAACCACTTGAAAGTTATGTTAAAAGATTGGAGAATCTTGAAACGCTTGCTCGTTCATTTGAAGGTGTCGCTAAAACTTATGCGATTCAGGCAGGAAGGGAAATTCGTGTGGTAGTTGAAAATGATAAAGTTGATGATGTGGTTGCTGACAGACTTGCGCGGGAAATAGCTCAAAAGATTGAAGAAGAAATGGAATATCCTGGTCAGATAAAAGTTACTGTGATAAGAGAAGTAAGAAAAATCGCAATAGCAAAATAA
- the rplT gene encoding 50S ribosomal protein L20 encodes MPRSKNKVASHRRRKKILSLAKGYWGARGNVYTIAKNSVEKGLLHAYRDRKLKKRSFRQLWITRINAAARMNGTTYSRLIDALNKKGVEINRKVLASLALENPNAFSELVKFTQN; translated from the coding sequence ATGCCAAGATCTAAAAATAAAGTCGCTTCGCACAGACGCAGAAAGAAAATTCTTTCGCTTGCTAAAGGTTATTGGGGTGCGAGAGGTAATGTCTATACTATTGCAAAAAATTCGGTTGAAAAAGGATTACTTCACGCTTACCGTGACCGTAAACTTAAAAAGAGATCATTCAGACAACTTTGGATAACAAGAATCAATGCTGCTGCAAGAATGAATGGTACTACTTATTCAAGATTAATAGATGCACTTAACAAAAAGGGTGTTGAAATTAATCGTAAAGTTCTTGCTTCGCTTGCATTGGAAAATCCAAATGCATTTTCTGAATTAGTTAAGTTTACTCAGAACTAA
- the thrS gene encoding threonine--tRNA ligase, whose protein sequence is MDKIKIKFPDGSVKEFDKGVTGYQIAESISKRLAEEALAVKINGRVRELNIPINEDAEIQILTFDDEEGKEVYWHSSSHLMAHAIQSLHPEAKFGVGPAIENGFYYDFDINTQLSEDDLRKIEEKMITIAGENHPFERVELPKEKAIEFFSKKGDQYKLEILSELDDKNEVISIYNEGDFTDLCTGPHLPSTGKIKYVKLLSVSGSYWRGDEKNKQLQRIYGISFPKKKMLDEYLQKLEEAKRRDHRKLGKELEIFLITNNVGPGLPIWLPKGTILRETLENFLKEEQRKRGYLPVITPHIGNINLYKTSGHYPYYKDSQFPPIKFEEGNEEYLLKPMNCPHHFQIYASKPRSYRDLPIRYAEFGTVYRYEQSGELNGLTRVRCFSVDDSHIFVRQDQLKEEVCNVIELIQVVFNQMGFKEFTTQLSFRDDNVEKYGGDLSLWDKAQQEIKEAADMMGLNYIIEEGEAAFYGPKIDFMVKDALGRKWQLGTVQIDYVMPERFNLEYIGSDGQKHRPVVIHRAPFGSLERFIGVLIEHYAGEFPLWLAPVQVAVLPISQNYLDYATEVYNALKQNGIRAELDDRNEKIGYKIRDWETKKVKYMVIVGEKEKENKTVSVRQHKEGDKGSLGISEFIDKIAAEIKNKS, encoded by the coding sequence ATGGATAAAATAAAAATAAAATTTCCTGATGGTTCAGTAAAAGAATTTGATAAAGGTGTAACTGGTTATCAGATAGCTGAATCAATTTCAAAACGACTTGCTGAAGAAGCTCTTGCAGTTAAAATAAATGGAAGAGTTCGTGAGCTTAATATACCAATTAATGAAGATGCAGAAATTCAGATTCTTACTTTTGATGATGAGGAAGGGAAGGAAGTCTACTGGCATTCGTCTTCACACTTGATGGCTCATGCAATTCAGTCACTTCATCCGGAAGCAAAGTTTGGTGTTGGTCCTGCAATTGAAAATGGATTCTATTATGATTTCGATATCAACACTCAGCTTAGTGAAGATGATTTAAGAAAAATTGAAGAAAAGATGATTACTATTGCCGGTGAAAATCATCCATTCGAAAGAGTTGAACTTCCCAAAGAAAAAGCAATTGAGTTCTTTTCTAAAAAAGGAGACCAATACAAACTTGAAATACTTAGTGAACTTGATGATAAGAATGAAGTAATTAGTATTTATAACGAAGGAGACTTCACTGACTTATGTACAGGTCCGCATCTTCCTTCAACTGGTAAGATTAAATATGTTAAACTGCTTAGCGTGTCCGGTTCTTATTGGCGTGGTGATGAAAAGAATAAACAGCTTCAGAGAATTTATGGAATCTCTTTCCCAAAAAAGAAAATGCTTGATGAGTATCTTCAGAAACTTGAAGAGGCAAAAAGAAGAGATCATCGAAAGCTTGGAAAAGAGTTAGAGATTTTTCTGATTACAAATAATGTTGGTCCAGGATTGCCAATCTGGTTACCCAAAGGAACTATTCTTAGAGAAACACTCGAAAACTTCTTGAAGGAAGAGCAGAGGAAAAGAGGATATTTACCTGTAATAACTCCTCATATCGGAAACATAAATTTGTATAAAACCAGCGGACACTATCCTTATTATAAAGATAGCCAGTTTCCACCGATAAAGTTTGAGGAAGGTAATGAAGAATATCTTCTTAAACCGATGAACTGTCCTCATCACTTTCAGATTTATGCTTCAAAGCCAAGAAGTTATAGAGATTTACCTATTCGTTATGCTGAGTTTGGTACTGTTTATCGTTATGAGCAATCAGGTGAACTTAATGGTTTGACTCGTGTAAGATGTTTCTCAGTTGATGACTCACACATTTTTGTAAGACAGGATCAACTTAAAGAAGAAGTTTGCAATGTAATTGAGTTGATTCAGGTTGTATTTAATCAAATGGGATTTAAGGAGTTTACCACTCAACTTTCATTTCGTGATGATAATGTTGAAAAGTATGGTGGTGATTTAAGTTTGTGGGATAAAGCTCAGCAGGAAATTAAGGAAGCTGCCGATATGATGGGCTTAAATTATATAATTGAAGAAGGAGAAGCAGCATTTTATGGACCTAAGATAGATTTTATGGTTAAAGATGCTTTGGGAAGAAAATGGCAGCTTGGAACTGTTCAGATTGATTATGTTATGCCGGAAAGATTTAACCTGGAATATATCGGAAGCGATGGACAGAAACATCGTCCCGTGGTTATTCATCGTGCACCTTTTGGTTCGCTGGAAAGATTTATTGGAGTGCTGATTGAACATTATGCAGGTGAATTTCCTTTGTGGTTAGCTCCCGTGCAGGTTGCTGTCCTGCCAATTTCACAAAACTATTTAGATTATGCAACAGAAGTTTATAATGCATTGAAGCAGAATGGTATTCGTGCTGAACTTGATGACAGGAATGAGAAGATTGGTTACAAGATAAGAGACTGGGAGACGAAGAAGGTAAAATATATGGTAATCGTTGGTGAAAAAGAGAAAGAAAATAAAACCGTATCAGTCCGTCAGCACAAAGAAGGTGACAAAGGTTCTTTGGGAATATCAGAATTTATTGATAAAATTGCAGCCGAAATTAAAAATAAATCTTAA
- a CDS encoding proline dehydrogenase family protein — MNILNQLIVSIVQMMPQNIVGFFSRKYIAGETLEDGINVVKQLNAKGIYATMDVLGEAVKNQEESIDAKNKAMEVLDAIEKHKLMANLSIKPTQMGLLIDEEFAYQQILELVKRAHEINNFVRIDMEDSSTTDMTINLYKRIYQQYKNVGVVIQAYLKRSFDDVIVLNKLGTNYRLCKGIYVEPASIAIKDRQAIRENYLKILKQMFIDGNYVGIATHDKYLIDEAYKMIREMNIPKDKFEFQMLLGVREDLRDKINNDGYKIRIYVPFGKDWYAYSVRRLKENPSIAGHIVKSFLTFGKR, encoded by the coding sequence GTGAATATCCTCAATCAACTCATCGTAAGCATCGTTCAGATGATGCCCCAAAATATCGTAGGCTTCTTTTCCAGAAAATACATTGCAGGTGAAACTTTAGAAGACGGAATTAATGTAGTTAAACAGCTTAATGCAAAAGGCATTTATGCAACAATGGATGTTCTTGGTGAAGCTGTTAAGAATCAGGAAGAATCAATTGATGCAAAAAATAAAGCAATGGAAGTTTTGGATGCCATTGAAAAACATAAATTGATGGCAAATCTTTCAATCAAACCAACACAAATGGGATTACTGATTGATGAAGAATTCGCATACCAACAAATACTTGAACTTGTAAAACGGGCGCACGAAATAAACAATTTTGTTCGCATTGATATGGAAGATTCTTCTACTACCGATATGACAATTAATTTATACAAACGAATTTATCAGCAATATAAGAATGTTGGTGTTGTAATTCAGGCATATCTAAAAAGATCTTTTGATGATGTAATTGTTTTAAATAAACTGGGAACTAATTACAGGTTATGCAAAGGTATTTATGTTGAACCTGCTTCCATTGCAATAAAAGATCGTCAGGCAATCAGAGAAAACTATCTTAAAATTCTTAAACAAATGTTTATCGACGGTAATTATGTTGGAATTGCAACACACGATAAATATCTTATTGATGAAGCATATAAAATGATTCGCGAGATGAATATACCAAAAGATAAATTTGAATTTCAGATGTTACTTGGTGTCAGAGAAGACTTGCGTGACAAAATAAACAACGATGGTTATAAAATTCGTATCTATGTTCCATTTGGAAAAGATTGGTACGCATACTCAGTAAGAAGATTAAAAGAAAACCCTAGCATTGCAGGGCATATTGTTAAAAGTTTTTTAACATTTGGTAAGAGATGA
- the pheS gene encoding phenylalanine--tRNA ligase subunit alpha, protein MLDEIITQIKNEFEKDIQEADSLKKLEEIRIKYLARNGSVTLLFDKLKEASKEEKPLLGKKLNELRNSVTEKFNSKKELLEKSESSSKEFIDLTLPGRPVKLGSKHILTQTLEEIKQIFKSMGFSVFEGPELESDYYNFEALNFPADHPARDMQDTFFINQKFLLRTHTSPVQIRVMESMQPPVRAIMPGRVYRNEAINARSYCTFQQVEGLYVDTDVTFAELKGTLVSFAKQFYGSSLKYRFRPSFFPFTEPSAEMDITCFICNGDGCRICKNSGWLEILGCGMVDPNVFKYVNYDSEKYVGYAFGMGIERIALLKYGINDIRLFFENDLRFLRQF, encoded by the coding sequence ATGCTGGATGAAATTATTACCCAAATTAAGAACGAATTCGAGAAAGATATTCAGGAAGCTGATTCTCTGAAGAAACTTGAGGAGATCAGAATAAAATATCTTGCACGAAATGGTTCTGTAACCTTACTGTTTGATAAACTTAAAGAAGCATCAAAAGAAGAAAAACCTCTGCTTGGTAAAAAACTAAACGAGCTTCGGAATTCTGTAACAGAAAAATTCAATTCAAAAAAAGAGCTTCTCGAAAAATCAGAATCATCATCAAAAGAATTTATTGATCTCACACTTCCGGGCAGACCTGTTAAACTCGGAAGCAAACATATCTTAACTCAAACACTTGAAGAGATTAAACAGATTTTCAAGTCAATGGGATTTTCGGTGTTTGAAGGACCTGAACTCGAATCAGATTACTACAATTTTGAAGCACTTAATTTTCCTGCAGATCATCCGGCTCGCGATATGCAGGATACATTTTTCATCAATCAGAAATTTCTGTTGCGAACTCACACTTCTCCTGTGCAAATAAGAGTAATGGAATCAATGCAACCGCCAGTTCGCGCAATTATGCCGGGCAGAGTTTATCGTAATGAAGCAATTAACGCAAGAAGTTATTGTACATTCCAGCAGGTTGAAGGATTATATGTTGATACCGATGTTACTTTTGCAGAACTGAAAGGAACACTGGTATCATTTGCTAAACAATTTTATGGAAGTTCTCTTAAATACAGATTCAGACCAAGTTTTTTCCCATTCACAGAACCCAGCGCTGAGATGGATATCACTTGTTTCATTTGCAATGGAGATGGTTGTCGCATATGCAAAAATTCCGGCTGGCTTGAAATTCTTGGCTGCGGAATGGTTGACCCAAATGTCTTCAAATATGTCAATTATGATTCAGAAAAATATGTCGGCTATGCCTTCGGAATGGGAATAGAAAGAATTGCTTTACTTAAATATGGAATAAACGACATCAGATTATTCTTTGAAAATGATTTAAGATTTTTAAGGCAGTTTTAA
- the pheT gene encoding phenylalanine--tRNA ligase subunit beta, with amino-acid sequence MKISLNWLKEYIDLSNLSTDEIVDKLTMSGLEVEDVVDENQLYKNFIVAEVKSVAKHPNADKLSVCEVFDGKESLQVICGAPNVAAGQKVVFAPIGTVIPNGNFQIKKAKIRGVESNGMICAEDELMLSDDHSGIMVLNENLEAGKPITEALNLNDVIFEIAVTPNRPDALSHIGVARDLSAIFNRELRIPEINLKESKKIASEIASVEIVDTTNCPRYSAKVVLNVEVKESPEWLKNKLTKIGLRPINNIVDVTNFILHEIGQPLHAFDLDLLEGKKIIVKSTTEEKEFITLDSKVRKLPKGTLMICDAKREVAVAGVMGGENSEINSSTKNILIESAYFNPSSIRKTSKALQLSTDSSYRFERGTDPSITKYAAERAAQLIAEISGGEVAEGIIDVYPKLIERKEITLRYQRVTKILGYEISKEKIHQILHGLGIALKDLDENSLLASIPTFRPDIEREIDLIEEIARINGYDNIPVVSKISITLEQKVDQQKFEDDVRNIISSLGFYEMINNPLESELEAKLTGNQITLANPQSVEMSCLRTSLLAGALNSVKRNLNFGIRDMMLFEIGNVFNKKIDSAIVSFDDISEKQNLILVLSGKEEEKSWNTQEKFFDFYSLKGLVNSFTRKISLDNQLTDFYYSSENEIYSFYQTKNFNNNVVGVGGKVKKDVLNKFDVNQDVFVFEFDLTAIKQIKPEIKKYVEPPKFPKIIRDFAFVFDKSVQYLDVKNFILEKASNLLKNVELFDIFESESLGSNKKSMAFTLEFFDESRTLTEDEVEKDFNYLIAEISKKFNAKLRG; translated from the coding sequence ATGAAAATATCTCTCAACTGGTTAAAAGAATATATTGATCTCAGCAATCTCTCAACTGACGAAATAGTAGATAAGCTCACTATGTCCGGACTTGAAGTAGAAGATGTTGTAGATGAAAATCAGCTTTACAAAAATTTTATTGTTGCAGAAGTTAAATCAGTTGCAAAACATCCTAATGCTGATAAGCTAAGTGTTTGCGAAGTTTTTGATGGGAAAGAAAGTCTTCAGGTAATTTGTGGAGCACCAAATGTTGCTGCGGGACAAAAAGTTGTCTTCGCACCAATAGGAACAGTAATTCCAAACGGAAATTTTCAGATTAAAAAAGCAAAGATTCGTGGTGTAGAATCAAATGGAATGATATGTGCCGAAGACGAACTTATGCTGAGCGATGATCATTCCGGCATTATGGTATTAAATGAAAATCTTGAAGCAGGGAAGCCAATCACTGAAGCACTGAATCTTAATGATGTAATCTTTGAAATTGCTGTTACACCAAACAGACCTGATGCTCTTTCACATATTGGTGTGGCAAGAGATTTATCAGCTATATTCAACCGCGAGCTTCGAATTCCTGAAATAAATCTTAAAGAATCAAAAAAGATAGCGAGTGAAATTGCTTCAGTTGAAATTGTTGACACAACTAACTGTCCTCGATATTCAGCCAAAGTAGTACTTAATGTTGAAGTTAAAGAATCACCCGAATGGCTAAAGAACAAATTAACCAAAATTGGTTTAAGACCAATCAATAATATTGTTGATGTAACGAATTTTATTCTTCACGAAATTGGTCAACCTCTGCATGCTTTTGATCTTGATCTTCTCGAAGGAAAAAAAATTATCGTTAAGAGCACAACTGAAGAAAAAGAATTTATAACTCTTGATTCAAAAGTCAGAAAACTTCCCAAAGGAACTTTGATGATTTGTGATGCGAAAAGGGAAGTTGCAGTTGCCGGAGTGATGGGCGGAGAAAACAGTGAGATAAATTCTTCGACAAAAAATATTTTAATTGAAAGTGCTTACTTCAATCCTTCAAGCATACGCAAAACATCAAAAGCACTTCAATTGAGTACCGATTCTTCATATCGTTTTGAAAGAGGAACTGATCCAAGCATAACTAAATATGCTGCAGAAAGAGCTGCTCAACTTATAGCAGAAATTTCAGGCGGTGAAGTTGCTGAAGGAATTATTGATGTTTATCCGAAATTAATTGAACGGAAAGAAATTACTTTACGATATCAGCGGGTTACTAAAATTCTTGGTTATGAAATTTCAAAAGAAAAAATCCATCAGATACTTCACGGACTTGGTATTGCACTTAAAGATTTAGATGAAAATTCATTGCTTGCTTCAATACCAACTTTTCGTCCTGACATTGAAAGAGAAATTGATCTGATAGAAGAAATTGCCCGCATAAACGGATATGATAACATCCCGGTTGTTTCCAAAATAAGTATTACTCTTGAGCAAAAAGTTGATCAGCAAAAGTTTGAAGATGATGTAAGGAATATCATTTCGTCATTAGGATTTTATGAAATGATAAACAATCCACTTGAATCAGAATTGGAAGCAAAGTTAACGGGTAATCAAATTACATTGGCTAATCCACAAAGTGTTGAGATGAGCTGCCTTAGAACATCATTATTGGCTGGTGCACTAAATTCAGTTAAAAGAAATCTGAACTTTGGAATCAGAGATATGATGCTGTTTGAAATTGGAAATGTATTCAATAAGAAAATAGATTCAGCTATAGTATCCTTTGATGATATTTCTGAAAAGCAAAATCTTATATTGGTTTTATCCGGAAAAGAGGAAGAAAAATCCTGGAACACTCAGGAAAAGTTTTTTGATTTTTATTCCCTAAAAGGATTAGTCAATTCCTTTACTCGCAAAATTTCGCTTGACAATCAGCTAACTGATTTTTATTATTCGAGTGAGAATGAAATATATAGTTTTTATCAGACCAAAAACTTCAATAACAATGTTGTTGGAGTTGGTGGCAAAGTAAAAAAAGATGTTCTTAATAAGTTTGATGTCAATCAGGATGTTTTTGTTTTTGAGTTCGATTTAACTGCTATTAAACAGATTAAACCTGAAATTAAAAAGTATGTTGAACCTCCAAAGTTTCCGAAGATTATCAGAGACTTTGCATTTGTGTTCGATAAATCGGTTCAGTATCTGGATGTTAAAAATTTCATACTTGAAAAAGCATCTAATCTTTTGAAAAATGTTGAGCTGTTTGACATATTTGAAAGTGAAAGTTTGGGAAGTAACAAAAAAAGTATGGCATTTACGCTTGAGTTCTTTGATGAATCAAGGACTTTGACGGAAGATGAAGTTGAGAAAGATTTTAATTATCTTATAGCAGAAATTTCTAAAAAATTTAACGCAAAGCTAAGAGGATAG
- the rpmI gene encoding 50S ribosomal protein L35 has translation MPKMKSNRGAAKTFKKTASGRFKRKKAYKSHILTSKSRKRKRNLRKPTLVSKADEKRVKIMVQ, from the coding sequence ATGCCAAAAATGAAAAGTAACAGAGGTGCTGCAAAGACTTTCAAGAAAACAGCATCAGGAAGATTTAAGAGAAAGAAGGCTTACAAAAGTCATATTCTTACTTCCAAGTCAAGAAAAAGAAAAAGAAACTTAAGAAAACCAACTCTCGTATCTAAAGCAGATGAAAAGAGAGTTAAAATAATGGTTCAATAA
- a CDS encoding cell division protein ZapA — MNEKKKLKIKIFDKEYSLLVENEEIAKELAIYVNKVMEETKEELPDQPAQTIAIIACLNIAYDLFLEKNKNREFLIQASDKVKRIKLLVKQTEMSDPS; from the coding sequence ATGAACGAAAAAAAGAAGCTGAAAATAAAAATCTTCGATAAAGAATATTCTCTGCTGGTTGAAAATGAAGAGATTGCAAAGGAACTGGCAATCTATGTGAATAAAGTAATGGAAGAGACAAAAGAAGAGCTACCGGATCAACCGGCTCAAACTATTGCAATTATTGCATGTTTGAACATAGCATACGATTTATTTCTTGAGAAAAATAAAAACAGAGAATTCCTTATTCAGGCATCTGATAAGGTTAAAAGAATTAAGCTTCTTGTCAAACAAACCGAAATGTCCGATCCATCATAA
- the coaE gene encoding dephospho-CoA kinase (Dephospho-CoA kinase (CoaE) performs the final step in coenzyme A biosynthesis.) — translation MNKKISVGITGSIGSGKSEFTRLAEQYGFPVIKADDLSKEILAKNPEVKKQVIKRFGSEAYLNNQPNKKYLAQIVFSNPIKLRELERILHPLVIKEIEKQKKEIFKKHNILFVESALIYEADLEKLFDFVVLITAHRDIRLKRKLAQGMTEDDFIKREMNQIPDEEKRKRADFIFLNDGSLDELKTRFNLLLTLLSVKN, via the coding sequence ATGAATAAAAAAATTTCAGTTGGAATAACAGGCAGCATCGGTTCTGGCAAATCTGAATTTACAAGATTAGCAGAGCAATACGGATTTCCGGTAATAAAAGCTGATGATCTATCAAAAGAAATTCTTGCAAAAAATCCTGAAGTAAAAAAACAGGTTATTAAAAGATTTGGCAGTGAAGCTTACCTCAATAATCAACCAAATAAGAAATATCTGGCACAAATAGTTTTCAGTAATCCAATTAAGCTCCGCGAACTTGAGAGAATACTCCATCCTTTAGTTATAAAAGAAATTGAAAAACAGAAAAAAGAAATCTTCAAGAAACATAACATTCTATTTGTTGAGTCTGCTTTAATCTATGAAGCTGATCTTGAGAAACTTTTTGATTTTGTAGTATTGATAACAGCACATCGTGATATAAGATTGAAGAGAAAATTAGCTCAGGGAATGACTGAAGACGATTTTATAAAACGGGAAATGAATCAGATTCCTGACGAAGAAAAAAGAAAAAGAGCAGATTTTATTTTTCTTAATGATGGTTCACTTGATGAACTAAAAACCAGGTTTAATTTGTTGCTTACCTTATTATCAGTTAAAAATTGA